A section of the Marmota flaviventris isolate mMarFla1 chromosome 19, mMarFla1.hap1, whole genome shotgun sequence genome encodes:
- the Ptx4 gene encoding pentraxin-4 has protein sequence MYLHGASLQKAGSAGQRKPFFERLRRLEEQFRSFQEVTLTQLKGIANNYNMSYDIDAQLQSLAEESQAVALTVNRSQAAIQGDLAHLKAWVRKTQHRSRKMDMRLQALDLALTEKTRQWVQAGKEQKTQRDVISGLALGTQALQDALVSLTHQVHSQGARLAALEGQLQMASPGTAAPGWTPAPTPAQPVHPGPLMLLTDRQDLAPHPTESRDFTAHLLGTQKPPAPSSHWAPGGAAAVPRDPPQGSGEVCNLGPVFTFPDASPENVIFLSPSFLTALRALSFCSWVRTSSGHLGTLLSYATEENDNKVVLHGRDSLIPGSLHFVIGDPAFRELPLQLLLDGQWHHICIIWTSVQGKYWLHVDRRLVATGSHFREGYEIPPGGSLVLGQEQDSVGGGFDRSEAFVGSMSGLAIWDRALVPGEVANLAIGKELPTGAILTLANASWVGKFVQRANCTCLELCP, from the exons ATGTATCTACATGGGGCTTCACTGCAGAAAGCTGGATCAGCAGGGCAAAGAAAACCATTTTTCGAGAGGCTCCGTAGACTAGAAGAGCAG TTTCGGAGTTTCCAAGAAGTGACCTTAACACAGCTGAAGGGCATTGCCAACAACTACAACATGTCCTATGACATTGATGCCCAGTTACAGAGCCTGGCAGAGGAGAGCCAGGCTGTGGCTCTGACAGTCAACAGGTCACAGGCCGCCATCCAGGGGGACCTGGCCCACCTGAAGGCCTGGGTGAGGAAGACTCAGCACCGAAGCCGGAAGATGGACATGCGACTGCAGGCCTTGGACTTGGCCCTGACTGAGAAAACCAGGCAGTGGGTACAGGCAGGAAAGGAGCAGAAGACACAGAGGGATGTCATTTCAGGCCTGGCCCTGGGCACACAGGCCCTGCAGGATGCACTGGTCAGCCTGACACACCAGGTCCACAGCCAGGGTGCCAGGCTGGCTGCTCTCGAGGGTCAACTACAGATGGCCAGCCCTGGCACTGCAGCCCCAGGGTGGACCCCAGCCCCAACTCCAGCTCAGCCTGTGCACCCGGGCCCACTGATGCTGCTGACAGATAGGCAGGACCTTGCTCCTCACCCAACGGAGTCCCGGGACTTCACTGCCCATCTCCTGGGCACACAGAAGCCCCCAGCCCCAAGCAGCCATTGGGCACCTGGTGGGGCTGCTGCAGTCCCAAGGGATCCTCCTCAGGGATCAGGAGAAG TTTGCAACCTGGGTCCCGTGTTCACATTCCCGGATGCCTCCCCTGAGAACGTGATCTTCCTCAGCCCCAGCTTCCTCACAGCCCTACGAGCTCTGTCCTTCTGCAGCTGGGTCCGCACATCCTCTGGCCACCTGGGCACCCTCCTCTCCTACGCCACTGAAGAGAATGACAACAAGGTGGTACTGCATGGCCGAGACTCACTGATCCCCGGGTCCCTCCATTTTGTGATCGGAGACCCAGCCTTCAGGGAGCTGCCTCTGCAGCTGCTGCTAGATGGCCAGTGGCACCACATTTGTATCATCTGGACATCTGTCCAGGGCAAGTACTGGCTCCATGTGGACCGCAGGCTAGTGGCCACTGGCTCCCACTTTAGGGAGGGCTATGAGATCCCTCCTGGAGGGTCCCTTGTGCTGGGCCAGGAGCAAGACAGTGTTGGTGGAGGGTTTGACAGATCTGAGGCCTTTGTGGGGAGCATGTCTGGCTTGGCCATCTGGGACCGGGCACTGGTCCCTGGAGAGGTTGCAAACCTTGCCATCGGGAAGGAGCTCCCTACTGGTGCCATCCTGACACTGGCCAATGCCTCATGGGTAGGCAAGTTTGTGCAGAGGGCCAACTGCACCTGTCTGGAGCTCTGTCCATAA